aagcgagactcgaaccccagacccaccggaggtccaacccactgcgccaccgcacccccgtgttcttattaatttaatttttttttttgtctacaatAAAAGCTTCTTTCCTTTGGTGTAATAGCTGTTCTGGTATTGGGGTATCAAAAATAGATTAGCAATAGTCAGCAATGGAGTTATACACAGATATTAGGGAGAAAACAGTTCATTTAGACAGTGAGTAGGACACGTCCACCCATTAGACTTATATAATATAACACtcttgtatgtatgtatgtatgattattattattattattattattatacccttaagcaaggtacttaccctaaattgctccagtaaaattacccagctgcagaaattggtgaataattgtaagcttgtaataattgtaagtagcactgaataaaagcatcagctgaatgaacagaaatgtaaaaatgtaaaatgtaaatgtattattattattacaataccaatatgtatgtatttaaataatatcttgatatatactgtatgtatgtatatatgtatacagtacatatctataaaatcaaggttctatatatacagtatgtacagatTAAATTGgtctaacactgcaagttgctttgggaaaaagtgtcagaaagaTGAATGAACtatgtaataacaataataataacaacaacaacaataataataatagagtactggttagagctgctgcctttggacccagaggtcacaggttggaatcccacctccagttgtactacccttgagcaaggtacttaccctaaagttgctccagtaaaattacccagctctataaatgagtgaaaaattgtaggttattgtaagtcactttggagaaaagtgtcaacttgaatgaataattgtaaataacaataatggcATTCTATTTACTAACATTTAAAGGGATCTAAAGGGACTCAAATGACACATCTGAGGCCTATATACAATACAACGCAGGATGGGGGTTATAGTGTCACAATTATAGCAGAACTATTATCATATAGCACTGAATATCGGGGCATTTTTTGACCCAGAGCCGCCCTGTCAGCCCTCGTCCAAAGGGCCGTGTTGAACAGGGACCATTCGCAGGCGTCACAAAGGAGGACATTGACAAAACCTTCAGGTGGACAAATAAACAGGCCCTCTGGGCTGTTATCAGAGCGACGCAATACGCTGTTGACAAAAGTCCAAAAtgtcctgttctgtttgtgCTGAGAGCAGTTAAAAcgcaaatattttaaacaaacaggCGCCGTGTAAATAAACGGGTGATGCGTCAGTCCGCGCGGCCCAACAGGCGCATAGTTAAGGGTCTGTATTCGTCTACCTGGGACGAGGACCCTCATTAAGGCATGCCGCAGATAGGATTACGCAGCGATTCTCCCGTTCGGGGGGCCTGACATAACGCAAACAAACAATTTTACAACGTCCAGAAGCTTCCAGGAAGAAAGAGGCACAGGGAGGCACACATCTGTGAGCTATTAGGAGTTCAGGTAGCCCAGGAAGGCACACGCGCTCCCACATTACCCCCGAAAATTACATTTCCACGAGTTTACTTGGCCAAACAAACAATTACAGGAGTTGCATTCGACCAGAGAAGAGTATATGCGGAGGGTGTGTGTGCAGGCGGGAGCGGGGTGTGCGTCCAGGCCACCCCACCAAGGTGTCACTGTACCTGGGGACATGAGTGAACCTCAGCAACAAGGTGAGTGTATTCTAATGGAGAGTGGGAGTCGAACCAAAAACCTTGGAAAGAATTTACCATGAACCAGCAAGGAAAAATAACCATAAAACAAGTgtaatgatgatggtgatgatgataatgatgatgataacagtAATGATGATATGAAGAATGAgagtaaaaataagaataatctTAGAgagattaataaaaatgacaaatgtctgtaaaaaatCGAgacaaattatgcaaattactaaaacatttatttttttattttcaatttcatacCACTGTGAAATAAAAGAATTCAGAATGAACAATaattggaaataaaacattattattattattattattattattattattattattataaccgACAAAGATAGAAGTGAATTTATGAGGTTAATATTAGAGAGAATTTTTATGCATAGATTTAAAATCTCagctatttaaatatataaatacttatATACTTGAGtagttatatttaaaatattttaattttaaatggcaCTATCTATGTCTCTATTTTATTACTTATGAATGGTTTCGTTCGGAAATACTGTTAAGACCCTAGTGTTCCCGCACAGCGCTGTGCGACTCGCTTTCATAGTCATCTGTTCTTCTGAGCTAATaagtaataagtaataataagaaataataagtATTGTCGCGTATTGCTGTGATATTCCGAGTGTTTCATTGGACCACAAAACGAACGCGTTTGGGTCCCTTTCACTGTGAGCAATATGTGCCGAGTGAGAGGCTGAGATTTACTTAGTGGAATTTGATCACCAGATTAGTGACTAGATTAGTGATTCCTGTAAGAAAGCCTCCTTTGTGCGCGGGCGCGCGAGCCCCAAACGTGTGTTTTTGctacaaaagcacaaaaaaacacaagttgtgATGTCGCCTATTTTCATAGTACCTGGAAGaaactgatggaaaaaattattttgttttttagttgGGTTTACTGATGAGTTTCCACTACGTTTATTGCcttgcattttatatataatatatacatatatatatatacatatatatataaaacatgtgAATTGAACTGTGTGTGATTtatctattattaatattattgataACCACTTTTTCATTGCAAACTGgctttgattattattattattattattattattactattattattattagccgttttattttatttgtttattacataattacataTTCCGAGTGACGCAGTACAGCATGTATGGAATTTCCTTCATTTTAACAAGGTATAAGTGTAATATTCGGATGTTTTTGCGGCGTCTCTACAGACTGAGGAAAGGAGAGGATTTAAAGCGGAGATTTTAGGTACTTGTAGAAAAACGCAAAATCCTATTAtgacgcaaaaaaaaaaaaaaaccgttggCTCTGCGTGTCTTTTGCGTCTGACAAATTTCTGCGACGTTTTAGGGAAGAGAACGTTTTGATCCCGTCTTTTGATCTCACTCAGGTTCATGCGGAAAGTCCGCGCCTTGCGCACCTTCGCCGCCTCCACGTCCTCTGTGAACTTGAGCGGGCTGCGACCTCATGACCATCCATCGGTGCCTCCAGGTGCAGAGCCTTTCACTGAGAATCCGTAGAAATCCACCCTCCGTTTGAACCCGCACACGTCACGTGTATAGCGCTGGGATTAACAAAAAGAACACATGTCCATGTGTACGATGTCGGGTCAGTAAAATGAACCCACGTCCACCCGTATAATGCTGGGGTGGGTAAAATGAGCCCATGTTCATGTGAACAGTGGTAGGGTTAATTAAATAAGCCCTGTTCATTTGTCCGCGGTTAGTGAAGTGAACCCATGTACTTCTGTACACTGTTGCTCTTATGTAGTTAAATGAACACACGTCCATGTGTTTAGCATCGGGGTTTTGAAACGAACCTATATCCACGTGTTGGGGTTACTAAAATGAACCCATGTGTACCTATATGTACAGGGTCGGGGTCTATAAAATGAACCTATGTCCATGCGTGCATCGTTAGGGTTAATGAATTGAACCCATATCCATGTGTTGAGGTTAGTGAAATGAACCCATGTCCATGTGTACAAGCTTACTGTTCTTGCCGGCGTGCCTCTGTGTTCATGTGCACCAAGGGGTTAGAAACGgtagctcccccccccccggcccatCTCTCCCCATCCCTCCCCATTCAACGCCTCCCTCGTTTTCTGGGCGCGCGCCGCACTTAACCCCTGCGTGGCCACGTGCAGGGCGAGCACgctgtgcagtgtgtgagcGCAGTGTGTTACGGGGCGCGATTATCATCGGGAGGAATGAGCGGCCTCGCCTTATAATAAGTTTCTGGGCGAACGGCGCCCCCTATGGGCGAGGTCACGCAGCGAGAGCCCGATTGATTAGCACCACATGTAATTACGTCCCAATAGCGGCGCTGCACTTCCGCTACTTGTATCAGATGAGATGtgagtgaaattaatttttacactaGCACGTGacgtgtgttattattattttttttttcacagaggCTGGAGTAATGTATCTGTGGAGGAATTTGCATACCACAGAAGGTCACACTGCGTGCCGGAACGCACCAAGAGTGGAATAAAGTTCATCACGTTACAGTTTATCTTTCTCCTCTTACCGCAGTACGACACCTCTGCTTTCAGATCATATTCTATTGCTAGTTTTCTTTCCACGGCCATGGGCGCGAATACTATAGTAAAAACACTGTGAATGCTGCTCTTACTCTCAGCAATGTTCCCTTGCTGTGCtttctatttattattcttaACACTAGTATTACTGGGCATTTAATTATAtgtccatatacagtatattaatgaATGAGAGTAGGGAGGGTGGCACAAATTCCCTTTCACTATTAATACAGAGTTTTAGAAGTTGCATATTGAAGAAGCTGTAAAATGCGTGTTTAAGATTTTTTGGACGTTTTGTGTGTTCCATATTTCTGCAAACGCGGTCTGCTTTTGAAACTAAATGACGCAAACAAGGGATTGGAGCCCAAATCCATGTGAACTTTTGCCAAATAATGTTTCTAAAACAATTAAGATTAAACAAATGTCTATCATAAACTCTATGGGGGAAAGCATCGTAGGCTCTCATATACGTGTGAATGCATGACATGTTGATAtgaaataatatgtaaaaattaatagaaatctTTGGAGACAAAGTCGACTTGCGCGCTTTATTTTATCTTTATCATGTACAGATCGCGGAAGATTATTAGTTAAGGATTCGGCGGGGGGGTGCGACTCAGGGATCGAGTTCAGTCTCCGCCCATAGGAGGGCCGACAGATGGGCACACCCTGCTCGAAGCCTGCGGTTGATAAAGGGCGCGCGCGTGCGAGCGCAAGAAAGTCTGGAGCCGCCGCACTTTGGAAAGAAGACGGAAAGGGAGCGGAgcgtgtccgtccgtccgtccgttcGCCCGTCCGTGCgcgagcgagtgtgtgtgtgcgtgtgcgtgtgcgcgcgcgcagcgTCCAGATCTGAAGCGCGCCGAGCCGAACCGCGCTCTGCATGGCTCGTCTTGAATGAGCCTCTGCGCCCAAGAAGCCGACGGTTCCGCGCACCTTCTCCTAGTATTTTACCtgtcgttttttttctttctttctttttcaacaaCTTTTcaataacgtttttttttttttttccttccatgaCTCTTCCTATTTTTCCAGctcagtgagtgagtgcgcgcggctgcgggttttttttttttttctgcgcgCAAAAATCTCGCGCTGCCGTGcgttttttaataaacttttgCCGCAACTCTGCATGACTGCTCGcgctgctctgtgtgtatgtgtgtgtgtgtgtgtgtgtgtcgcgcgCACGAACAGAGTCAGCCGACCACCACCAGCCGCAGGACttggctttcatttttaataacttttgaTAATTACTTTTACCGTCGGCTCGCGTCGCGCCGCCTCCTTCGCGCATGAATCTCCTCGAGCCCTACCTGAAGATGTCAGACGAGCAAGACAAGTGCCTTTCTGACGCCCCCAGCCCGAGCCTGTCGGAGTGCTCGGCGGGCTCCCCGTGCCCCTCCGGCTCCGGGTCCGACACCGAGAACACGCGGCCGCCCGAGAACAGCCTGGCCGGAGGCGACGCCCCCCTGGGCGCCTTCAAGAAGGACGAGGACGACAAGTTCCCCGTGTGCATCCGGGAGGCCGTGACCCAGGTGCTCAAGGGCTACGACTGGACCCTCGTGCCCATGCCGGTGCGCGTGAACGGCTCGAGCAAGAGCAAGCCGCACGTGAAGCGGCCCATGAACGCGTTCATGGTGTGGGCGCAGGCGGCGCGCAGGAAGCTCGCGGACCAGTACCCGCACCTGCACAACGCCGAGCTCAGCAAGACCCTGGGCAAGCTCTggaggtgggtggggtggggtggggtgggcgcccgaaattaaaaagaaaaatcgtgCGCGCAATCATGAAAAAAGTAGCTGCGTGAATATGTATTAATTTGCGTGTGTATTGATACACACCTGTAATTACCTGTACTGTAGCTTCACCCATAAGCTCCATGAAAAAGTAACTGCACACCTCACTGTGCTCTATGTCCTGTATTTACTAATTTAGACCTTATAACATAGTGGCAAAAGGGGGCGGCGTCGTGTCCCCTGCACCAGTTGGTAAAATTGACTACTGCTGTACTTGGAGCGAGGCATTTTACCCCAACTTTGATAGCTGAAGGTGCGCCAGTGCCTCATAATACCTGGACATAATACATATTCTTGAGACCTGGTGCAGGTGGAACCTCACCTGTCTTCCACATTCTGCAGGTGAGAGCCTGGAGGTTTTGTTGCATTTGCCCTTGGAATTGAAATAAGGCTGAGAATGGCAACCCCCTCCCTTGACCTCACAGATGAGCTGTGACGTGGAGCTGCTCCTCAGCCTGCCAGCTCCTCCTTGTTCCTGCTCACACCTCACGCTTCGCTCCTCTCCGCTCCCAGGTTGCTCAACGAGGTGGAGAAGCGGCCGTTCGTGGAGGAGGCCGAGCGGCTCCGGGTCCAGCACAAGAAGGACCACCCCGACTACAAGTACCAGCCGCGGCGGAGGAAGTCGGTGAAGAACGGTCAGGGCGAGGCCGAGGAGAGCGCCGAGCAGACGCACATCTCGCCCAACGCCATCTTCAAAGCCCTGCAGCAGGCCGACTCGCCCGCATCCAGCATGGGAGAGGTTCACTCCCCAGGAGAGCACTCCGGTAGGTGCCTCAGGAGCCGACCTCCCCACCACTCGTCAGAGCCATTGAGTTCGTGGTTGTTGCTCTAGTGACGTTTGGCTGAAGccaataattaattttgtggGACAAGTTTAAGGAATTTTGCATGCATGGGTTGCGGACGTAATGTAGGCACAGTTGCGaatcattaaatattttatgagcTGCCATGCAAATACGCCGCTCTTTATATCTTTCGCTCGCCGATGTCGCTCGTAAAGCTTATCTCCAGTTCCCCGACTCGACTGCGTCACGGCTGGCGAAGCTGCGTCACGCCGTCCCGGTTGTTAATGTGGTCGCGCTCCTTCCCGCAGGCCAGTCCCAGGGACCGCCCACCCCGCCCACCACCCCCAAAACGGACGTGCAGGCGGGCAAAGTGGACCTGAAGCGAGAAGGGCGCCCTCTGCAGGAGAGCGCCGGCAGGCAGCTCAACATCGACTTCCGGGACGTGGACATCGGCGAGCTGAGCAGCGACGTCATCTCGCACATCGAGACCTTCGACGTCGCAGAGTTCGACCAGTACCTGCCGCCCAACGGGGCCGTGCCCTACACGGGCGGCTACGGGATGGGAGGAGCGCCCGGTGCCGGACCCCAGGCGGCCGTGGCGGC
This genomic window from Scleropages formosus chromosome 1, fSclFor1.1, whole genome shotgun sequence contains:
- the sox9a gene encoding transcription factor Sox-9, yielding MNLLEPYLKMSDEQDKCLSDAPSPSLSECSAGSPCPSGSGSDTENTRPPENSLAGGDAPLGAFKKDEDDKFPVCIREAVTQVLKGYDWTLVPMPVRVNGSSKSKPHVKRPMNAFMVWAQAARRKLADQYPHLHNAELSKTLGKLWRLLNEVEKRPFVEEAERLRVQHKKDHPDYKYQPRRRKSVKNGQGEAEESAEQTHISPNAIFKALQQADSPASSMGEVHSPGEHSGQSQGPPTPPTTPKTDVQAGKVDLKREGRPLQESAGRQLNIDFRDVDIGELSSDVISHIETFDVAEFDQYLPPNGAVPYTGGYGMGGAPGAGPQAAVAAGGSGHGWMPKQQQQQQPQQQQQPPPPQQQQQQQHSLPGLGAEQGQNQRTTHIKTEQLSPSHYSEQQGSPQHVSYGSFSLQHYSTTSYPAVTRGQYEYSDHQGGAASYYSHASGQGAGLYPTFSYVSPAQRPMYTPIADGAGVPAVGQATHSPQHWEQTQPVYTQLSRP